Proteins encoded by one window of Actinocorallia herbida:
- a CDS encoding O-antigen ligase family protein, with amino-acid sequence MSATGTSTGAPPVDGAAPVRRPTVDGASLAIVYVLLLTVIPARLVLAGLPISLSPSDIVALGTALTWLCATCTMTLGVAKGRSPVRTALFAFAVACLLSYGLAAMRYTPGDELKLADRTLLIMLGLTGFAIAVCDGVRTGERLERLLKAAVVGGAIMGVFGALQFLFAYDATRLLNLPLLRAATEGGVVLDRGGLPRVASTTGHPIEFGVVCAMLLPLAAHFAFAARDRGEPQRVWWACTGLIASGLLFSVSRSPILGVAVAFLVLLVGWPARRMARIVAGSAGALAVLAVVYPKILRTIYGLFANFGADSSVEYRRHRYEIAQTEFAKHPLFGRGIGTWYVPKYIAFDNQWIMTALDAGAVGVLTLAGILLAGIYACARVRWAAECDARTRSLAVALAAAIAVPVIGALTFDLLAFHIATGLMFLSVGAAGALLRVHRERTRPPVAAFEPAAERSR; translated from the coding sequence GTGAGCGCGACCGGGACGTCGACCGGCGCCCCTCCGGTGGACGGCGCCGCCCCGGTCCGGCGGCCCACAGTCGACGGCGCGTCACTCGCCATCGTCTACGTGCTGCTCCTCACGGTGATCCCGGCGCGGCTGGTCCTGGCGGGCCTGCCCATCTCCCTGTCGCCGTCCGACATCGTCGCCCTCGGCACCGCGCTGACCTGGCTGTGCGCCACCTGCACCATGACGCTCGGGGTGGCCAAGGGGCGCAGCCCCGTGCGGACCGCGCTGTTCGCCTTCGCGGTCGCCTGCCTGCTCAGCTACGGCCTGGCGGCCATGCGGTACACGCCGGGCGACGAGTTGAAGCTCGCCGACCGGACCCTGCTGATCATGCTGGGCCTGACGGGGTTCGCGATCGCGGTCTGCGACGGCGTCCGCACCGGGGAACGGCTGGAACGGCTGCTCAAGGCCGCGGTGGTCGGCGGCGCGATCATGGGCGTGTTCGGTGCCCTCCAGTTCCTCTTCGCCTACGACGCGACCCGGCTGCTGAACCTGCCGCTGCTGCGCGCGGCCACCGAGGGCGGGGTGGTGCTGGACCGGGGCGGCCTGCCCCGGGTCGCGTCGACCACGGGGCATCCCATCGAGTTCGGCGTCGTGTGCGCGATGCTGCTGCCGCTGGCCGCCCACTTCGCGTTCGCCGCGCGGGACCGGGGGGAGCCGCAGCGCGTCTGGTGGGCGTGCACCGGGCTCATCGCCTCGGGGCTGCTGTTCTCGGTGTCCCGCTCGCCGATCCTCGGCGTGGCCGTGGCGTTCCTCGTGCTGCTCGTGGGCTGGCCCGCGCGGCGGATGGCCAGGATCGTCGCGGGGTCGGCCGGGGCGCTCGCCGTCCTCGCCGTCGTCTACCCGAAGATCCTCCGGACGATCTACGGGCTGTTCGCGAACTTCGGGGCCGACTCCAGCGTGGAGTACCGCAGGCACCGCTACGAGATCGCCCAGACGGAGTTCGCCAAGCATCCGCTGTTCGGCCGCGGCATCGGCACCTGGTACGTCCCCAAGTACATCGCCTTCGACAATCAGTGGATCATGACGGCGCTGGACGCGGGCGCGGTCGGCGTGCTGACCCTCGCCGGAATCCTGCTCGCCGGGATCTACGCCTGCGCGCGGGTGCGGTGGGCGGCGGAGTGCGACGCCCGGACCCGGAGCCTCGCGGTGGCCCTCGCCGCCGCGATCGCCGTCCCGGTGATCGGCGCGCTCACCTTCGACCTGCTCGCCTTCCACATCGCGACCGGGCTGATGTTCCTGTCCGTCGGCGCGGCGGGCGCGCTGCTGCGCGTCCACCGGGAGCGGACGCGACCACCCGTCGCGGCCTTCGAGCCCGCCGCGGAGAGAAGCCGGTGA
- a CDS encoding phosphatase PAP2 family protein has product MSIVVVGRKAGKVAVGCGLALCALYLLAVASPPGQLLEDAVLRVADNGHADPLAARLAERLLGLVSVWSVAAALAVVFETGRRRGGLPLAFAAVVVIAGPLLTVELLQSVLPRPLLLAHGIRREDQGFPSGHTAVGMAALCAVALVAPYRLRTPVLLAALPCALAGAATVAVGWHRPSDTLGSDLVVLCWTAVVLAFLAHRGALRQVVPQPDPRAPAPVDGRGERWTAGVLTALAWLLAGGVLAGGLIAAQALRSSPAPEETVLLPAFWAGQAAALLGSVGAVLGLLAMMRGLETVSPGGTRGPARIRRTGRVR; this is encoded by the coding sequence ATGTCAATCGTTGTCGTGGGGCGCAAAGCGGGAAAGGTCGCCGTCGGCTGCGGCCTCGCGCTGTGCGCTTTGTATCTCCTGGCAGTGGCGTCGCCCCCGGGCCAGCTGCTGGAGGACGCGGTGCTGCGCGTGGCGGATAACGGCCACGCCGACCCTTTGGCCGCGCGTCTGGCCGAGCGGTTGCTCGGGCTCGTCTCGGTCTGGTCGGTGGCCGCCGCGCTGGCCGTCGTGTTCGAGACGGGCAGGCGCCGGGGCGGGCTGCCGCTGGCTTTCGCGGCGGTCGTGGTGATCGCCGGGCCGCTGCTGACGGTGGAGCTGCTCCAGTCGGTGCTGCCCAGACCGCTGCTGCTGGCGCACGGCATCCGCCGGGAGGACCAGGGCTTTCCCAGCGGCCACACCGCGGTCGGCATGGCGGCGCTGTGCGCCGTCGCCCTCGTCGCGCCGTACCGGCTGCGGACTCCCGTGCTGCTGGCCGCCCTGCCCTGCGCCCTCGCGGGCGCGGCGACGGTCGCGGTGGGCTGGCACCGGCCGTCCGACACCCTCGGCAGCGATCTCGTGGTGCTGTGCTGGACGGCCGTCGTGCTGGCGTTCCTGGCCCACCGGGGCGCCCTGCGCCAGGTGGTTCCGCAGCCCGATCCCCGGGCGCCCGCCCCGGTGGACGGCCGCGGCGAACGGTGGACCGCCGGGGTCCTCACCGCGCTCGCCTGGCTGCTCGCGGGAGGCGTGCTGGCGGGCGGCCTGATCGCGGCGCAGGCGCTGCGGAGCAGCCCGGCGCCGGAGGAGACGGTGCTCCTGCCGGCGTTCTGGGCGGGGCAGGCCGCGGCGCTGCTCGGCTCGGTCGGCGCGGTGCTGGGGCTGCTCGCCATGATGCGCGGGCTCGAGACGGTCAGCCCAGGCGGGACGAGAGGTCCCGCCAGGATCCGGCGGACAGGTCGCGTGCGCTGA
- a CDS encoding nucleotide sugar dehydrogenase has protein sequence MRVSVFGLGYVGCVSAACLAKLGHDVIGVDVNPGKLDLLARGVAPLVEADIGALTEEVVGAGRLTVTADAAAAVAASDVSLICVGTPSAPNGSLSTEFLERVAEQIGAALADRAGPRHTVVIRSTMLPGTCERLLVPLLEKHSGRVAGTDFGVAVNPEFLREGSSVRDFFAPPKTVVGELDPASGDVVAALYEGLPGEVFRVPVTVAEMTKYADNSFHALKIAFANELGAVCRALGVDSGPVMDVFVSDRKLNISPAYLRPGFAFGGSCLPKDVRGLVYAARRADVSVPLLDHLLPANEEHLARAVRLVEETGRRRIGVFGLSFKPGTDDLRESPLVELAERLLGKGYDLRIYDANVSLSRLMGANRDYMRARLPHLGELLSSDPVEVLDHAEVCVIGCADPAVVAALENAGDRVLVDLVRLPDAATRRGVPGYLGLAW, from the coding sequence ATGCGCGTCAGCGTCTTCGGGCTGGGCTACGTCGGCTGCGTCTCCGCGGCCTGCCTGGCCAAGCTGGGCCACGACGTCATCGGCGTCGACGTCAACCCCGGCAAGCTCGACCTGCTGGCGCGGGGGGTCGCGCCGCTGGTCGAGGCCGACATCGGCGCGCTGACCGAGGAGGTCGTCGGCGCCGGGCGGCTCACCGTCACCGCGGACGCCGCGGCGGCCGTCGCCGCCTCCGATGTCTCGCTGATCTGCGTGGGCACCCCGTCGGCCCCCAACGGGAGCCTGTCGACGGAGTTCCTGGAGCGGGTCGCCGAGCAGATCGGCGCCGCGCTCGCCGACCGCGCCGGGCCCCGGCACACCGTGGTCATCCGCAGCACGATGCTGCCCGGCACCTGCGAGCGGTTGCTGGTACCGCTGCTGGAGAAGCACTCGGGACGTGTCGCGGGAACCGACTTCGGGGTCGCGGTGAACCCCGAGTTCCTGCGCGAGGGCAGCAGCGTCCGCGACTTCTTCGCCCCGCCCAAGACCGTGGTCGGCGAACTCGACCCGGCCAGCGGCGACGTGGTCGCCGCGCTGTACGAGGGCCTGCCCGGCGAGGTGTTCCGGGTGCCGGTCACGGTCGCCGAGATGACCAAATACGCCGACAACTCCTTCCACGCGCTGAAGATCGCCTTCGCCAACGAGCTCGGCGCGGTCTGCCGGGCCCTGGGCGTCGACTCCGGGCCGGTGATGGACGTGTTCGTCAGCGACCGCAAGCTCAACATCAGCCCCGCCTACCTGCGGCCGGGCTTCGCGTTCGGCGGGTCCTGCCTGCCCAAGGACGTGCGCGGCCTGGTCTACGCCGCGCGCCGGGCCGACGTGTCGGTGCCGCTCCTGGACCATCTGCTGCCCGCCAACGAGGAGCATCTGGCCCGCGCCGTCCGGCTGGTCGAGGAGACCGGCCGCCGCAGAATCGGGGTGTTCGGCCTGTCGTTCAAACCGGGCACCGACGACCTGCGGGAGAGCCCGCTGGTCGAACTCGCCGAACGCCTCCTCGGCAAGGGGTACGACCTGCGCATCTACGACGCCAACGTCTCGCTGTCGCGGCTGATGGGCGCCAACCGCGACTACATGCGGGCCCGCCTCCCCCACCTGGGCGAGCTGCTCAGCAGTGACCCGGTCGAGGTGCTGGACCACGCCGAGGTCTGCGTGATCGGCTGCGCCGACCCCGCGGTGGTGGCCGCCCTGGAGAACGCGGGCGACCGCGTGCTCGTCGACCTCGTCCGGCTCCCGGACGCCGCGACGCGGCGCGGCGTCCCCGGCTACCTGGGACTCGCCTGGTGA
- a CDS encoding glycosyltransferase family 2 protein, which produces MSAPRVGVVIVSYNSADVLPDCLASLAGQDVVLTRVVVADNASADESLAVAETAGASAEADVKVLATGRNGGYAAGFNAGLRELDLTALDAVCVLNPDCRLRPGALGVLAAALLRPGIGIAAPRLVNPDGTLQPTLRRMPTVGRALAEAVLGGTFTGRHGTLGELITTPGPHEREGRHAWATGAALLMSAEALRAVGEWDESFLLYSEETEFILRAADRGFGLWYCPDSVVEHIGAASGTSPALAALSVVNRVLLFRRIRSRSAAFCYFLAVALGQGLRALAGHPDARAAFVALVRPSRRPTRLAGG; this is translated from the coding sequence ATGAGCGCCCCCCGCGTCGGCGTCGTCATCGTCTCCTACAACAGCGCCGACGTGCTGCCGGACTGCCTCGCCTCGCTGGCCGGCCAGGACGTCGTGCTGACCCGGGTCGTCGTCGCCGACAACGCCTCGGCCGACGAGTCCCTCGCCGTCGCCGAAACCGCGGGGGCGAGCGCGGAGGCCGACGTCAAGGTGCTCGCCACCGGCCGGAACGGCGGCTACGCGGCAGGGTTCAACGCGGGGCTCCGCGAACTGGACCTCACCGCCCTCGACGCGGTGTGCGTGCTCAACCCGGACTGCCGGCTGCGCCCCGGCGCCCTCGGCGTCCTCGCCGCGGCCCTGCTGAGGCCCGGGATCGGGATCGCCGCGCCCCGGCTCGTCAACCCCGACGGCACACTCCAGCCGACCCTGCGCCGGATGCCGACCGTCGGCCGGGCGCTGGCCGAGGCGGTCCTGGGCGGCACGTTCACCGGCCGCCACGGCACGCTCGGCGAGCTGATCACCACGCCGGGCCCGCACGAGCGCGAGGGCCGCCACGCCTGGGCCACCGGCGCCGCGCTGCTGATGTCGGCCGAGGCGCTGCGCGCCGTTGGGGAATGGGACGAGTCGTTCCTGCTGTACAGCGAGGAGACCGAGTTCATCCTGCGCGCCGCCGACCGCGGCTTCGGCCTCTGGTACTGCCCGGACTCGGTGGTCGAGCACATCGGCGCGGCCTCCGGGACCAGCCCCGCGCTCGCCGCGCTCAGCGTCGTCAACCGGGTCCTGCTGTTCCGCAGGATCCGCTCGCGCTCCGCCGCGTTCTGCTACTTCCTCGCCGTCGCGCTCGGGCAGGGGCTGCGCGCCCTCGCCGGGCACCCCGACGCCCGCGCCGCGTTCGTCGCGCTGGTCCGGCCGTCGCGCAGGCCGACCAGGCTGGCGGGCGGATGA
- a CDS encoding polysaccharide deacetylase family protein has translation MADLSAQFNLTVHGIGVPQRVLDPGEDGTWIGVPEFETVLDAVAGRSDVHLTFDDGNSSDLEIALPRLRERGITAAFYVLAGELGRPGRLTADGVRALVTAGMAVGSHGWAHRDWRRLRPGEAEEEFDRAPRVLADLVGGPVTEVAIPFGSYDRHVLRALRRTGVTRAHTSDGGPAEPGGWLQARTSVRGGLTAETLAAALRRPALPRRARQLGARAAKRVRG, from the coding sequence GTGGCTGATCTGTCCGCACAGTTCAATCTCACGGTTCATGGCATCGGGGTGCCGCAGCGGGTGCTCGACCCTGGCGAGGACGGCACCTGGATCGGGGTTCCGGAGTTCGAGACGGTCCTCGACGCCGTCGCCGGGCGCTCCGACGTACACCTGACCTTCGACGACGGGAACTCCTCCGACCTGGAGATCGCGCTCCCCCGGCTCAGGGAACGCGGCATCACCGCGGCCTTCTACGTGCTGGCGGGCGAACTCGGAAGACCCGGAAGGCTGACCGCGGACGGCGTCCGCGCACTCGTCACCGCCGGCATGGCCGTCGGCTCGCACGGCTGGGCCCACCGGGACTGGCGCAGGCTGCGTCCCGGCGAGGCCGAGGAGGAGTTCGACAGGGCGCCCCGGGTGCTCGCCGACCTCGTCGGCGGGCCCGTCACCGAGGTCGCCATCCCGTTCGGCTCCTATGACCGGCACGTCCTGCGCGCGCTGCGCCGCACCGGCGTCACCCGCGCGCACACCAGCGACGGCGGCCCCGCCGAACCCGGCGGGTGGCTCCAGGCCAGGACCAGCGTGCGAGGCGGGCTCACCGCCGAGACGCTCGCCGCCGCCCTGCGCCGTCCGGCGCTCCCCCGTCGCGCCCGCCAGCTCGGCGCCCGCGCCGCCAAGCGGGTGCGCGGATGA
- a CDS encoding glycosyltransferase, giving the protein MSVVVPAHNEEAVIGDGLRRLLAGTRPGEVEVIVVANACTDRTAEAARAAGVRVIETEVPGKHHALHLGDAACAVFPRLYLDADVALTGLRALLEAIARPGVLACAPVPHWDLTGCGPVVRRVHRTHDRLIAPTRVLAGAGAYLLSEEGHRRVFPLPDGLLADDGWVHAAFTGPERTAVPEAVTVVRQTRTVRAHLRRRARVRRGNRQLAALGRPASARPLGAGDLLGLARRGGAGPLDVACYAAVMLLDKASAHWPGGSGWGADRTSRAAS; this is encoded by the coding sequence GTGAGTGTCGTGGTGCCCGCCCACAACGAGGAGGCGGTGATCGGGGACGGTCTGCGGCGGCTGCTCGCGGGGACCCGGCCCGGCGAGGTCGAGGTGATCGTGGTGGCCAACGCCTGCACGGACCGGACGGCCGAGGCGGCCAGGGCGGCGGGCGTCCGGGTGATCGAGACCGAGGTGCCGGGCAAGCACCACGCCCTGCACCTGGGCGACGCGGCGTGCGCCGTGTTCCCCCGCCTGTACCTCGACGCCGACGTCGCCCTGACGGGGCTGCGCGCCCTGCTGGAGGCGATCGCCCGTCCGGGGGTGCTGGCCTGCGCGCCGGTCCCGCACTGGGACCTGACCGGCTGCGGACCCGTCGTCCGGCGCGTCCACCGCACCCACGACAGGCTCATCGCGCCGACCCGGGTGCTCGCCGGGGCGGGTGCCTACCTGCTGAGCGAGGAGGGCCACCGCCGGGTGTTCCCGCTGCCCGACGGGCTGCTCGCCGACGACGGCTGGGTCCACGCGGCCTTCACCGGACCGGAGCGCACGGCGGTGCCCGAGGCCGTCACGGTGGTCCGCCAGACCCGGACGGTCCGGGCGCATCTGCGCCGCCGCGCGCGGGTGCGGCGCGGCAACCGCCAGCTCGCCGCGCTCGGCAGGCCGGCGTCCGCGCGTCCCCTGGGCGCGGGCGACCTGCTCGGCCTGGCCCGCCGCGGCGGGGCGGGGCCGCTCGACGTCGCCTGCTACGCCGCGGTCATGCTGCTGGACAAGGCGTCGGCTCATTGGCCCGGCGGCTCCGGCTGGGGCGCGGACCGGACGTCCAGGGCCGCCTCGTAG
- a CDS encoding acyltransferase family protein, with translation MTGPVTGSAPGPAASGRIAGLDGLRGVAALFVVLHHCLLTAYAGFPQTSGPAGLAVLRYGHFAVVLFIALSGFSLAASPARRGWRLGGIGRFAQRRAWRILPPYWAALTFALAVAWLVVPQPGEGAPNAASVVVYGLLIQDVADAPSPNGAFWSIAIEAQLYAVFPLLLLLVRRWGTAAMLASATAVVGAIGLLAPHSGQVARLMHLGPQFAVLFAAGAVAAGILTAPRTGKAAKALPWLAAAAVLPVCAVIAARGTPWTVAHFFWVDLALAPAAGLLLAALAAGRPGPLVRLLDSRPLRSLGSYSYSLYLMHAPIVVAVGAQVVNPILPEGLARFAVLLLVAVPVSLAVSRLFAAAFEAPFVRHRSWTALRAAAAARVRAALGRGTSAPHGPAEPAEAAGEGPALPA, from the coding sequence GTGACCGGGCCGGTGACCGGATCCGCGCCCGGCCCCGCGGCGTCCGGAAGGATCGCCGGGCTCGACGGGCTGCGCGGCGTCGCCGCCCTGTTCGTGGTCCTGCACCACTGCCTCCTCACCGCGTACGCGGGCTTTCCTCAGACGAGCGGGCCCGCCGGGCTCGCCGTGCTGCGGTACGGGCATTTCGCGGTGGTGCTGTTCATCGCGCTCTCCGGGTTCTCGCTGGCCGCCTCGCCCGCCCGCCGCGGTTGGCGGCTCGGCGGGATCGGCAGGTTCGCCCAGCGGCGGGCCTGGCGGATCCTCCCGCCGTACTGGGCGGCGCTGACGTTCGCGCTGGCGGTCGCCTGGCTCGTCGTGCCGCAGCCCGGCGAGGGCGCGCCGAACGCCGCGTCCGTCGTCGTGTACGGGCTGCTGATCCAGGACGTGGCCGACGCGCCGAGCCCCAACGGGGCGTTCTGGTCGATCGCGATCGAGGCCCAGCTGTACGCGGTCTTCCCCCTGCTGCTCCTCCTGGTGCGCCGCTGGGGCACCGCCGCGATGCTCGCCTCGGCCACCGCCGTGGTCGGCGCGATCGGGCTGCTCGCCCCCCACTCCGGCCAGGTGGCCCGGCTGATGCACCTGGGCCCGCAGTTCGCCGTCCTGTTCGCGGCGGGCGCGGTCGCGGCCGGGATCCTCACGGCACCGCGCACCGGAAAGGCCGCGAAGGCGCTGCCGTGGCTCGCCGCGGCGGCGGTGCTGCCGGTCTGCGCGGTCATCGCGGCGCGGGGCACACCGTGGACCGTGGCGCACTTCTTCTGGGTGGACCTGGCGCTGGCCCCCGCCGCGGGCCTGCTGCTCGCCGCCCTCGCGGCGGGACGGCCCGGTCCGCTCGTCCGGCTGCTCGACTCCCGTCCGCTGCGGTCACTCGGGTCCTACTCCTACAGCCTCTACCTGATGCACGCGCCGATCGTGGTGGCCGTCGGCGCACAGGTCGTGAACCCGATCCTCCCCGAGGGGCTCGCCAGGTTCGCCGTGCTCCTGCTGGTGGCCGTGCCGGTGAGCCTCGCCGTCTCCCGGCTGTTCGCGGCGGCGTTCGAGGCCCCGTTCGTCCGCCACCGCAGCTGGACCGCGCTGCGGGCCGCCGCGGCGGCCCGGGTCCGCGCCGCGCTCGGGCGCGGGACGTCAGCGCCGCACGGTCCGGCCGAGCCTGCGGAGGCGGCGGGCGAAGGCCCCGCGCTGCCTGCCTAG
- a CDS encoding dTDP-4-dehydrorhamnose 3,5-epimerase family protein — translation MRVERTALPGVLLFRPVPVHDDRGFFTRTFDTALAAAHGLDPAGFVQDSQSRSRAGTIRGMHGRSGRGEAKLVRCARGAVLDVVVDVRPGSATFGERLETTLDDAECATLYVPPGLLHGFQALTDADVCYRIDREHDPAEDLAVRYDDPELKIDWPRAVTAISARDLSAGSWRDLSSRLG, via the coding sequence ATGAGGGTAGAGCGCACCGCCCTGCCGGGGGTACTGCTGTTCCGACCGGTCCCGGTCCACGACGACCGGGGCTTCTTCACCCGGACCTTCGACACCGCGCTCGCCGCGGCGCACGGGCTCGACCCCGCGGGGTTCGTCCAGGACAGCCAGTCGCGTTCCCGGGCGGGCACGATCCGCGGGATGCACGGCAGGTCGGGCCGGGGCGAGGCCAAGCTGGTGCGGTGCGCCCGCGGCGCGGTCCTCGACGTGGTGGTGGACGTCCGGCCCGGCTCCGCGACGTTCGGGGAGCGCCTGGAGACCACGCTCGACGACGCCGAGTGCGCCACCCTGTACGTCCCGCCCGGCCTGCTGCACGGCTTCCAGGCGCTGACCGACGCCGACGTCTGCTACCGGATCGACCGGGAGCACGACCCGGCCGAGGATCTGGCGGTCCGCTACGACGACCCCGAACTGAAGATCGACTGGCCCCGTGCGGTCACCGCGATCAGCGCACGCGACCTGTCCGCCGGATCCTGGCGGGACCTCTCGTCCCGCCTGGGCTGA
- a CDS encoding GNAT family N-acetyltransferase yields the protein MTPRTRERKPFDALSTAELAAWTALRAADPLRDSPYFHPEFAAAVHRSGTPVHVVVERAGAEVTALLALQITGSVARPVGWPGADFQGPIGAGLSPRTLLTGGVRTFEFDHLVQGSVEFEPYIQSRRVSPFLDVTGGLDGYLGRASRSGRDNMGQARRRLRQAEREGPVRFTADDPDPAALDELIDQKRGQYRATGARDYFADPRHRDLAHALLKTRHADFGGVLSTLRAGDRLLAAHFGLRSGPVLHWWFPVYDPAFSRLAPGWMLLRELVSDAPALGVGRIDLGRGEDEYKRRAKTGETEVCQGLASRDPLRLARRRALDALRRSPFAPGLRRLARKVR from the coding sequence ATGACGCCCCGCACCCGCGAACGCAAGCCGTTCGACGCGCTGAGCACCGCAGAACTCGCGGCCTGGACCGCGCTCCGGGCCGCCGACCCCCTGCGGGACAGCCCCTACTTCCATCCGGAGTTCGCCGCCGCCGTGCACCGCAGCGGCACGCCCGTCCACGTCGTCGTCGAGCGGGCCGGAGCCGAGGTCACCGCGCTGCTCGCGCTCCAGATCACCGGATCGGTGGCCAGGCCCGTCGGCTGGCCCGGCGCGGACTTCCAGGGGCCGATCGGCGCGGGGCTCTCCCCCCGGACGCTGCTCACCGGAGGGGTTCGGACCTTCGAGTTCGACCATCTCGTCCAGGGATCTGTGGAGTTCGAGCCCTATATCCAGAGCCGCCGCGTCTCGCCGTTCCTGGACGTCACCGGGGGGCTCGACGGCTACCTCGGCCGGGCCTCGCGCAGCGGCCGCGACAACATGGGCCAGGCCCGGCGCAGACTGCGGCAGGCCGAGCGGGAGGGGCCCGTCCGGTTCACCGCCGATGACCCGGACCCGGCCGCCCTCGACGAGCTGATCGACCAGAAGCGCGGCCAGTACCGGGCCACCGGGGCCCGCGACTACTTCGCCGACCCCCGGCACCGCGACCTGGCGCACGCCCTGCTCAAGACCCGGCACGCCGACTTCGGCGGCGTCCTGTCCACGCTCCGCGCGGGCGACCGGCTGCTGGCCGCCCACTTCGGCCTGCGCTCCGGCCCGGTCCTGCACTGGTGGTTCCCCGTCTACGACCCGGCCTTCTCGCGGCTCGCCCCCGGCTGGATGCTGCTGCGCGAACTCGTGTCGGACGCGCCCGCGCTCGGCGTCGGCAGGATCGACCTCGGCCGCGGCGAGGACGAGTACAAGCGGCGCGCCAAGACCGGGGAGACCGAGGTCTGCCAGGGCCTCGCCAGCCGCGACCCGCTCCGGCTGGCCCGCCGCCGCGCGCTCGACGCCCTCCGCCGCTCCCCGTTCGCCCCCGGTCTGCGCCGGCTCGCTCGGAAGGTCAGATGA
- a CDS encoding glycosyltransferase family 4 protein, with protein MNAENAGAKRTLIIVENLSVPFDRRVWQECQALREAGWEVDVICPQGTSRDTEPEAVIDGVRIHRYPLKAAEGGPAGYLKEYGTALWHTWRLARKVGPVDVVHACNPPDLFFPLARRMRRRGARFVFDQHDLVPELYLSRFAGRGRDLLYRAVERMELATYRAADIVIATNESYRDAAVRRGGKRPEEVFVVRSAPVVERFHEVAAEPELKHGKPYLLCYLGVMGPQDGVDYALRALAELRATRDDWHATFIGAGDTFAAMRELSAELGLAEHVDFTGRIPDEDLLRYLSTADVCLSPDPHNPLNDVSTMNKVMEYMAMGRPIVSFELREARVSAGEAALYAPDDDEAVFAALVSRLLDDPAGRRRMGELGRARVAGPLSWAHSKKALIAAYEAALDVRSAPQPEPPGQ; from the coding sequence GTGAACGCGGAGAACGCGGGGGCGAAGCGCACCCTGATCATCGTGGAGAACCTCTCCGTCCCGTTCGACCGGCGGGTCTGGCAGGAATGCCAGGCGCTGCGCGAGGCAGGGTGGGAGGTGGACGTCATCTGCCCGCAGGGCACGTCGCGGGACACCGAGCCCGAGGCGGTGATCGACGGCGTCCGGATCCACCGGTACCCGTTGAAGGCCGCCGAAGGCGGGCCCGCGGGCTACCTGAAGGAGTACGGCACCGCGCTCTGGCACACCTGGCGGCTCGCCCGCAAGGTGGGGCCGGTCGACGTGGTCCACGCCTGCAACCCGCCCGACCTCTTCTTCCCGCTGGCTCGGCGGATGCGGCGGCGCGGCGCCCGGTTCGTCTTCGACCAGCACGACCTGGTGCCCGAGCTCTACCTGTCGCGGTTCGCCGGGCGCGGCAGGGACCTGCTCTACCGGGCGGTCGAGCGGATGGAGCTGGCCACCTACCGGGCCGCCGACATCGTCATCGCCACGAACGAGAGCTACCGGGACGCGGCCGTCCGGCGGGGCGGCAAACGGCCCGAGGAGGTGTTCGTGGTCCGCAGCGCCCCGGTCGTCGAACGGTTCCACGAGGTGGCCGCGGAGCCCGAGCTCAAGCACGGCAAGCCCTACCTGCTGTGCTACCTGGGCGTCATGGGGCCGCAGGACGGCGTCGACTACGCGCTGCGCGCCCTCGCGGAGCTGCGCGCGACCCGCGACGACTGGCACGCCACGTTCATCGGCGCGGGCGACACCTTCGCGGCGATGCGGGAGCTGTCGGCCGAGCTGGGCCTCGCGGAGCACGTCGACTTCACAGGGCGGATCCCCGATGAGGACCTGCTGCGCTACCTGTCGACCGCCGACGTGTGCCTGTCCCCCGACCCGCACAACCCGCTGAACGACGTCTCCACGATGAACAAGGTCATGGAGTACATGGCGATGGGCCGCCCGATCGTGTCGTTCGAGCTGCGGGAGGCCCGGGTCTCGGCGGGCGAGGCCGCGCTGTACGCCCCGGACGACGACGAGGCGGTGTTCGCCGCGCTGGTCTCGCGGCTGCTCGACGATCCGGCCGGGCGCCGCCGGATGGGCGAGCTGGGCCGGGCACGGGTGGCCGGCCCGCTGTCGTGGGCGCACTCCAAGAAGGCGCTCATCGCCGCCTACGAGGCGGCCCTGGACGTCCGGTCCGCGCCCCAGCCGGAGCCGCCGGGCCAATGA